One genomic region from Nocardia vinacea encodes:
- a CDS encoding alpha/beta hydrolase — MSTFVLVHGACHGGWTWRPVAEHLRAAGHVVHTPTLPGLNSEDERADIHLSDSVDYLVDYVERADLNDVVLVGHSWGGFPVSGAAARLATRIERLVYWSAFVPRTGESLIDLCPPAYGEMFRASAAASSDNSVMFPFEVFTAAFMQDASPETQRVVYPLLERQPFHTMNEALELDEWERLQLPSAYVLSKDDLALPPGEFAWASRFPERLPAGSPLIYTPGSHESQLTQPEALATALIQAAAG, encoded by the coding sequence ATGTCGACATTCGTACTCGTCCACGGTGCCTGCCACGGCGGCTGGACCTGGCGTCCGGTCGCCGAGCATCTGCGGGCAGCCGGCCATGTCGTCCACACACCCACACTGCCGGGGCTCAACTCCGAGGACGAGCGTGCGGACATTCATCTGTCCGATTCGGTCGACTACCTTGTCGACTACGTCGAACGGGCGGATCTGAACGATGTCGTCCTGGTCGGGCACAGCTGGGGCGGCTTCCCGGTCTCGGGTGCCGCCGCTCGACTGGCCACCCGCATCGAACGGCTGGTGTACTGGAGTGCGTTCGTCCCCCGCACCGGCGAATCCCTCATCGACCTGTGCCCACCGGCCTACGGCGAGATGTTCCGGGCCTCGGCCGCCGCCTCGTCGGACAACTCCGTCATGTTCCCGTTCGAGGTCTTCACCGCCGCCTTCATGCAGGACGCGTCGCCGGAGACGCAGCGGGTGGTGTACCCGCTGCTGGAACGTCAGCCGTTCCACACCATGAACGAGGCGCTCGAACTCGACGAATGGGAACGCCTGCAGCTGCCGTCGGCCTACGTGTTGTCCAAGGACGACCTCGCCTTGCCGCCCGGCGAATTCGCTTGGGCATCGAGGTTTCCGGAGCGGCTGCCCGCAGGTTCTCCGCTGATCTACACCCCCGGCAGCCACGAATCGCAGCTGACCCAGCCCGAAGCGCTCGCCACGGCACTCATTCAGGCCGCGGCCGGATAA
- a CDS encoding PaaX family transcriptional regulator C-terminal domain-containing protein, producing the protein MRPRALVFDLYGEYFRYTGGAARLGALTELMGVFDVEPTTVRVVMTRLRKDGWFDSSKSGREVSYLLNDKSWQLLDDGRSRIFERHFDEWDRTWTQALVDESGVDRDQRKRIEKALTWWGFGNYGGPAWFSPHDREKQLREALTGGDELHIQFLRGRSAGLAGDRLIAQRCWDLGELGADYQAFIEEFRPRLARYRRGLEGAAALIEHMRLMQHYRRYPFRDPDLPETLLPAGWRGRAAHEVFTECHDILRAAAEPFVAAAGDAAT; encoded by the coding sequence ATGCGGCCGCGGGCACTGGTGTTCGACCTTTACGGCGAGTACTTCCGATACACCGGGGGCGCGGCCAGGCTCGGCGCACTCACCGAGCTGATGGGCGTCTTCGACGTCGAGCCGACCACCGTCCGAGTGGTCATGACACGGCTGCGCAAGGACGGCTGGTTCGATTCCAGCAAATCCGGGCGCGAGGTGTCGTACCTGCTCAACGACAAGAGTTGGCAGTTGCTCGACGACGGGCGCAGCCGAATCTTCGAACGGCATTTCGACGAGTGGGACCGCACCTGGACGCAGGCGCTGGTCGACGAATCCGGCGTCGACCGTGACCAGCGCAAGCGGATCGAGAAGGCACTGACCTGGTGGGGGTTCGGCAACTACGGCGGCCCGGCCTGGTTCTCCCCACATGACCGCGAGAAACAGCTGCGCGAGGCGCTCACCGGCGGCGACGAGCTGCACATCCAGTTCCTGCGCGGCCGCAGCGCCGGCCTGGCAGGCGACCGGCTGATCGCGCAACGATGCTGGGACCTGGGCGAGCTCGGCGCCGACTACCAGGCGTTCATCGAGGAGTTCCGGCCCCGGCTGGCCCGCTACCGGCGCGGTCTCGAGGGCGCGGCCGCGCTGATCGAGCACATGCGGCTCATGCAGCACTATCGCCGCTACCCGTTCCGCGATCCGGATCTGCCCGAGACGCTGCTGCCGGCTGGATGGCGCGGGCGCGCCGCCCACGAGGTGTTCACCGAATGCCACGACATCCTGCGCGCCGCTGCCGAGCCGTTCGTGGCCGCCGCCGGCGACGCCGCCACTTAG
- a CDS encoding FAD-dependent monooxygenase, with product MSLPDQNPLPTPPLRVACIGGGPGGLFTAIALAHALPGTTIDVFERNSESDVFGFGVVFSDATLDNIDAVDPVLGAALDEHGRHWDAITVHLKGAAVSAGGNGMSAVHRRILLEALRRRAIELGARLHFDTAAGPDELDAHGSYDLIVAADGTNSAVRQRFLDHLGHSVEEASVKFIWFGTTFEFDGLTFLHERSEHGNFAVHAYPIGSGLSTFIVETDETTWRSAGLDGFDAAAPPGSSDLVTQRYLERVFAAHIDGHPLVANNSRWANFRTRRTDHWYTRAAHGTPVVLLGDAVHTAHFSVGSGTKMAMEDAAELARALAAHPGDLQTALARFQHIRQPQVAKIQNSSLPSLSWWDHFGRYYDAFEPWQFGFHFFSRSISAEKIRMRDSAFVAASERAWYTEHGAAPLDTPLRIGAHVLGSRLLRLTEHSSKGLLISDGAVTAWATTAEGVRDDTDSTLPLVTAPEADSITLAPEVCAALDELCARRPSAVVVHAGTALSRALVSEYVRLLQHIPTIIVERPSAIRSRRAVDERDCAATLVLSGRADAVVYEPEPQSGDRVLIEAATAK from the coding sequence ATGTCACTTCCCGATCAGAATCCGCTACCCACGCCGCCGCTGCGTGTCGCGTGCATCGGCGGCGGCCCCGGCGGCCTGTTCACCGCGATCGCCCTGGCGCATGCGCTGCCCGGCACCACGATCGACGTCTTCGAGCGCAACAGCGAATCCGATGTGTTCGGTTTCGGGGTGGTGTTCTCCGACGCGACCCTGGACAACATCGATGCGGTCGACCCCGTCCTCGGTGCGGCGCTCGACGAGCACGGCCGGCACTGGGATGCGATCACGGTCCACCTCAAAGGTGCGGCGGTATCCGCAGGCGGCAACGGGATGTCGGCCGTGCACCGCCGCATACTGCTCGAGGCCCTGCGCCGACGCGCGATCGAGCTCGGCGCCCGTTTGCATTTCGACACCGCGGCCGGTCCGGACGAGCTCGACGCCCACGGCAGCTACGATTTGATCGTCGCCGCGGACGGCACGAATTCCGCGGTACGGCAGCGCTTCCTGGACCATCTCGGCCATTCCGTCGAGGAGGCGTCAGTCAAGTTCATCTGGTTCGGCACCACATTCGAATTCGACGGCCTCACCTTTCTGCACGAGCGGTCCGAGCACGGCAACTTCGCCGTACACGCCTATCCCATCGGCTCGGGTTTGAGCACCTTCATCGTGGAAACCGACGAAACCACGTGGCGTAGCGCGGGACTCGACGGATTCGACGCCGCCGCCCCACCCGGTTCCTCGGATCTGGTGACCCAGCGCTATCTCGAGCGGGTCTTCGCTGCGCATATCGACGGTCATCCATTGGTGGCCAACAACTCTCGCTGGGCCAACTTCCGCACCCGCCGTACCGACCACTGGTACACCCGGGCCGCCCACGGCACCCCGGTCGTGCTGCTCGGCGATGCCGTGCACACCGCGCACTTCTCGGTGGGCTCGGGCACCAAGATGGCCATGGAGGACGCCGCGGAACTGGCCAGGGCACTCGCCGCGCACCCCGGAGATCTGCAGACGGCACTGGCTCGGTTCCAGCACATCCGGCAACCGCAGGTGGCCAAGATCCAGAACTCATCACTGCCGAGCCTGTCGTGGTGGGACCACTTCGGCCGCTACTACGACGCATTCGAGCCGTGGCAGTTCGGATTCCACTTCTTCAGCCGCTCGATCTCCGCCGAGAAGATCCGGATGCGCGACAGCGCGTTCGTCGCCGCGTCCGAGCGAGCCTGGTACACCGAACACGGTGCGGCGCCCCTGGATACACCGCTGCGCATCGGTGCCCACGTCCTGGGCTCGCGGCTGCTGCGGCTCACCGAGCACTCGAGCAAAGGCTTGCTGATCAGCGACGGCGCGGTCACCGCATGGGCCACGACCGCCGAGGGCGTCCGCGACGACACCGACTCGACACTACCGCTGGTCACCGCACCGGAGGCCGACAGCATCACCCTCGCACCCGAGGTGTGCGCGGCGCTCGACGAGCTGTGCGCGCGACGGCCGTCCGCCGTCGTCGTGCACGCGGGCACCGCCCTGTCGCGCGCACTGGTCTCCGAGTACGTGCGGTTGCTCCAGCACATCCCGACGATCATCGTCGAGCGGCCCTCCGCCATCCGCAGCCGTCGCGCGGTGGATGAACGCGACTGCGCCGCAACGCTCGTCCTCTCCGGACGGGCCGATGCCGTCGTCTACGAACCCGAGCCACAGAGCGGTGATCGGGTACTGATCGAGGCGGCGACGGCGAAATGA
- a CDS encoding acetate--CoA ligase family protein → MTVTSTGTVHHTPLDRLFRPTSIAVVGASTAVGKLGSAMLAAVRRAATDAPAVYAINPTGTAPGFLPSIRAASETHGRPIDLAVLCIPAGATPDALREAAECGVGGAVICSGGFAETGAEGTALQEEVAKISAATGIRVLGPNTSGFFRPGATTVSFVPTVRRIRPGPVAVVAASGGMNHALSFLLSEQGVGVGFGVGLGNCVDVTNIDVLEYLRADPAITAVALHIESVDDGAALLAAIRVVTAAKPVVAMVMGRGDVSAFAESHTGALATSWRTTRALLTESGAVVVDSEQQLVDALAVLSRTRLPAAPTPGIGVVTAQAGPGLMVLDNLLAHDIRVPALTEATRAELAKLLPPMTFQVNPVDTGRPGATFDKVLAATAADPDIDAVAVYALAEPDAIDLADAVRRSGIHRDLPVVLGIGGPADAVAPSVTAADHLGVPVLPGPTALATGIRALVQDARVRHLRAADDDGRITTHQAEVALPADEATAKELLGALGIATPPRRVCTDRAAAHRALAELPSPVAVKILDATVVHKTEIGGVHLNVRTTGDLDTALDALDAIGSPAYLIESMAAPGVDLILGVRRDPVFGPIAVAGLGGTAAEVIGDVAIRGHRLTHAGAAAMLDDLQCAPLLDGWRGGPVLDRDEFARIAVGLVTYLADHPEIGDIEINPLRLTPTGLIALDAVVVAAPDRQSPLEGEQP, encoded by the coding sequence ATGACAGTCACCAGCACCGGCACCGTTCACCACACCCCGTTGGACCGGCTCTTCCGCCCCACGTCCATTGCTGTTGTCGGGGCGTCCACCGCGGTCGGCAAGCTCGGATCGGCCATGCTCGCGGCCGTCCGGCGAGCGGCCACGGACGCACCGGCCGTGTACGCGATCAACCCGACCGGCACCGCTCCCGGCTTCCTGCCTTCCATCCGAGCAGCTTCCGAAACTCATGGCCGCCCAATAGATCTCGCGGTGCTCTGCATCCCGGCAGGCGCCACTCCCGACGCGCTGCGCGAGGCCGCCGAGTGCGGTGTCGGCGGGGCCGTCATCTGCTCCGGCGGCTTCGCCGAGACCGGCGCCGAAGGCACGGCGCTACAGGAGGAGGTGGCGAAGATCAGCGCCGCCACCGGAATCCGGGTGCTCGGGCCGAATACCTCCGGGTTCTTCCGGCCCGGTGCGACGACGGTGAGCTTCGTACCCACGGTTCGGCGAATCCGGCCCGGCCCGGTGGCCGTCGTGGCCGCCAGCGGCGGCATGAACCACGCGTTGTCGTTCCTGCTGTCCGAACAGGGCGTCGGCGTGGGATTCGGTGTGGGCCTGGGCAATTGCGTGGACGTGACGAACATCGACGTCCTGGAATATCTGCGCGCCGATCCTGCGATCACCGCCGTGGCGCTACATATCGAATCGGTCGACGACGGGGCCGCCCTGCTGGCGGCCATACGCGTGGTGACCGCGGCGAAACCGGTGGTCGCCATGGTCATGGGGCGCGGCGACGTGTCGGCGTTCGCCGAATCCCATACCGGCGCGCTCGCGACTTCATGGCGGACTACCCGGGCACTGCTGACGGAATCCGGTGCGGTCGTGGTGGATTCCGAGCAGCAGCTAGTGGACGCGCTGGCGGTGCTGAGCCGCACGCGGCTGCCCGCGGCGCCGACCCCGGGCATCGGAGTGGTCACCGCACAGGCCGGGCCGGGCCTGATGGTGCTGGACAACCTGCTGGCCCATGACATCCGGGTGCCGGCGCTCACCGAGGCGACCCGGGCCGAGCTGGCAAAGCTGTTGCCGCCCATGACATTCCAGGTGAATCCGGTGGACACCGGCCGACCGGGTGCGACCTTCGACAAGGTACTCGCCGCCACCGCCGCCGATCCTGACATCGACGCGGTAGCGGTCTACGCTCTGGCCGAGCCGGATGCGATCGATCTCGCCGACGCGGTCCGGCGGTCCGGGATCCACCGGGACCTGCCCGTCGTCCTCGGCATCGGCGGCCCCGCCGACGCGGTCGCCCCGAGTGTGACCGCCGCGGACCATCTCGGCGTGCCGGTACTGCCCGGCCCCACCGCCCTCGCCACCGGGATCCGAGCACTCGTACAGGACGCCCGAGTCCGCCACCTGCGGGCGGCGGACGACGACGGCCGAATCACCACGCACCAGGCCGAAGTCGCGCTTCCCGCCGACGAGGCGACCGCCAAGGAACTACTCGGCGCACTGGGTATCGCCACCCCGCCGCGACGGGTATGCACCGACCGGGCCGCTGCCCACCGCGCGCTGGCCGAGCTGCCGTCGCCGGTGGCGGTCAAGATCCTCGACGCCACTGTCGTGCACAAGACCGAGATCGGCGGTGTGCACCTGAACGTTCGCACCACCGGGGACCTCGACACCGCGTTGGACGCCCTCGATGCCATCGGCAGCCCCGCCTATCTGATCGAAAGCATGGCGGCACCCGGCGTCGACCTGATCCTGGGCGTGCGCCGCGATCCGGTGTTCGGCCCGATCGCGGTCGCCGGGCTCGGCGGCACAGCCGCCGAGGTGATCGGCGATGTGGCCATCCGCGGGCACAGGTTGACCCACGCCGGAGCCGCGGCCATGCTCGACGATCTGCAGTGCGCACCGCTGCTGGACGGCTGGCGCGGCGGACCGGTGCTCGATCGCGACGAATTCGCCCGTATCGCAGTCGGTTTGGTGACGTACCTGGCCGATCACCCCGAGATCGGCGATATCGAGATCAACCCGCTACGACTCACCCCGACCGGTCTGATCGCCCTCGACGCGGTCGTCGTCGCGGCGCCCGACCGGCAGAGCCCGCTCGAAGGAGAGCAGCCATGA
- a CDS encoding (2,3-dihydroxybenzoyl)adenylate synthase, which yields MNTRHPVSIEGTVPWPGDVAARYRRAGYWRGRSIGSYITEQVGRRPDDEAIVDGTVRLSYRQLWDRSASCAQALLDSQIAPGDRIVLQLPNCWEFVTLTLACLRIGVVPVMALPAHRLYELTHLAALSGAVAVVVADADRDTDLRQSAQQIAAAVPSLRTVFVHGQLSTGPTEYVPERSLAAAMKTPARFASAEYEPTGPDVACLLLSGGTTGLPKLIVRTHDDYAYNILCCNEVSEFNERTVYLGTLPSSHNFPLACPGILGVLFAGGRAVMLPSPSPERALRTIDAEGVTVAAVVPAVAQTWIEYQREHHTLRGNSLRALQVGGSRMPDELAARVEPTLGARLQQVFGMAEGLINMTRLDDDPEIVFTTQGRPVSAADEIMIVDENGAPVPDGTPGALLTRGPYTPRGYFRAPEHNSRAFTPDGWYASGDVVIRRPDGNLVVAGRDKDMINRGGEKISAEEIENFAYQLNGVEMAAAVAMPDPRLGERLCLYLTLAQGHSVELSDVVALMNSAGVARFKLPERLVLIHRMPVTKVGKIDKKALRADILERLTQESTR from the coding sequence ATGAACACCCGGCACCCTGTATCGATCGAGGGAACCGTGCCCTGGCCCGGCGACGTCGCCGCACGGTACCGCCGGGCCGGGTACTGGCGGGGCCGCTCGATCGGCTCTTACATCACCGAACAGGTCGGCCGCCGTCCCGACGACGAAGCGATCGTCGACGGCACGGTGCGCCTGTCCTACCGGCAGCTGTGGGATCGGTCCGCCTCGTGCGCGCAGGCACTGCTCGACTCGCAGATCGCCCCGGGCGACCGCATCGTGCTGCAGCTGCCGAACTGCTGGGAATTCGTCACACTCACCCTGGCATGCCTGCGCATCGGCGTCGTCCCGGTAATGGCGCTGCCCGCGCACCGGCTGTACGAGCTGACGCACCTGGCCGCGCTCTCCGGCGCCGTGGCTGTGGTCGTCGCCGACGCCGACCGCGATACCGACCTGCGGCAGAGCGCCCAGCAGATCGCCGCCGCGGTTCCGAGCCTGCGAACCGTTTTCGTACACGGCCAATTATCCACCGGCCCAACTGAATACGTCCCGGAGCGCAGCCTCGCCGCGGCCATGAAGACGCCCGCGCGGTTCGCCTCGGCCGAGTACGAACCCACTGGCCCCGATGTGGCCTGTCTATTGTTGTCGGGCGGCACCACCGGTCTGCCCAAGCTGATCGTCCGCACCCATGACGACTACGCCTACAACATTCTGTGCTGCAATGAAGTATCCGAATTCAATGAGCGCACAGTCTATTTGGGCACGCTGCCCAGCAGTCACAACTTCCCGCTGGCCTGTCCCGGCATCCTCGGCGTGCTCTTCGCAGGCGGCCGGGCGGTGATGTTACCGTCCCCCTCCCCCGAGCGGGCCCTGCGCACCATCGACGCCGAGGGTGTCACCGTGGCCGCTGTCGTTCCCGCCGTGGCGCAGACCTGGATCGAATACCAGCGCGAGCATCACACGCTGCGCGGCAACAGTTTACGAGCATTGCAGGTGGGCGGCTCGAGAATGCCGGACGAGCTCGCGGCCCGCGTCGAGCCGACTCTGGGCGCACGACTGCAGCAGGTGTTCGGCATGGCCGAGGGGCTGATCAATATGACCCGCCTGGACGACGATCCGGAGATCGTGTTCACCACCCAGGGGCGGCCGGTCAGCGCGGCCGACGAGATCATGATCGTCGACGAGAACGGTGCGCCCGTGCCGGACGGCACTCCGGGCGCCCTGCTGACCCGAGGCCCCTATACCCCGCGCGGCTATTTCCGAGCTCCCGAGCACAATTCGCGCGCTTTCACTCCGGATGGCTGGTACGCCAGCGGCGATGTCGTCATCCGCCGACCCGACGGCAACCTCGTGGTCGCCGGGCGGGACAAGGACATGATCAACCGCGGCGGCGAGAAGATCTCCGCCGAAGAGATCGAGAATTTCGCCTACCAGCTCAACGGCGTGGAAATGGCCGCCGCCGTCGCCATGCCCGACCCCCGGCTCGGCGAGCGACTGTGCCTGTATCTCACTCTGGCACAGGGTCATTCGGTCGAACTGTCCGATGTCGTCGCCCTGATGAACAGCGCCGGCGTTGCCCGGTTCAAACTTCCCGAACGACTCGTCCTCATCCACCGGATGCCCGTCACCAAGGTAGGCAAGATCGACAAGAAGGCGCTGCGCGCGGACATCCTCGAACGCCTCACCCAGGAGAGCACCCGATGA
- a CDS encoding cupin domain-containing protein, protein MTTDNNRGDEPLDELYRDFETAHLNPLWTQLGDLMPMTPTSKAVPFVWKWSTLYPLAQRAGDLVPVGRGGERRAIALANPGLGGVPHVTPTLWAAIQYLGPKETAPEHRHSQNAFRFVVEGEGVWTVVDGDPVAMRRGDLLLTPGWHFHGHHNETDQPMAWIDGLDIPFVHYTDTGFFEFGSDGVTDDATPSVSRSERLWVHPGLRPLVGLGARTSSPIAAYRWEHTDAALREQLALEDEGYAATTEPGHAAVRYTNPTTGGDVMPTIRAEFHRLRPGAHTRRRRDVGSAVYQVFDGSGRFHLGENTTEVGKGDLIVVPSWTEWSISTDTEFDLFMFSDAPIIERLHFNRTHISEGA, encoded by the coding sequence ATGACCACAGACAACAACCGCGGCGACGAGCCGCTCGACGAGCTCTACCGAGACTTCGAAACCGCGCACCTGAACCCGTTGTGGACCCAGCTCGGCGACCTCATGCCGATGACACCCACCTCGAAAGCCGTTCCCTTCGTGTGGAAATGGTCGACCCTGTATCCCCTCGCGCAGCGCGCGGGCGACCTGGTACCCGTCGGCCGAGGCGGCGAGCGGCGCGCCATCGCGCTCGCGAATCCGGGACTCGGTGGTGTACCCCACGTGACGCCGACTCTGTGGGCGGCCATCCAGTACCTCGGCCCGAAGGAGACCGCGCCCGAACACCGGCACAGCCAGAACGCTTTTCGCTTCGTCGTCGAGGGCGAGGGCGTGTGGACGGTGGTCGACGGCGACCCGGTCGCCATGCGCCGGGGTGATCTGCTGCTCACGCCGGGATGGCATTTCCACGGCCACCACAACGAAACCGACCAGCCGATGGCGTGGATCGACGGCCTGGACATACCGTTCGTCCACTACACCGACACCGGGTTCTTCGAATTCGGATCCGACGGTGTCACCGATGATGCCACCCCGAGCGTGTCGCGCTCGGAACGACTGTGGGTGCATCCTGGTCTGCGACCCCTGGTCGGCCTCGGCGCCAGAACCAGTTCGCCGATCGCTGCCTACCGCTGGGAACACACCGACGCCGCTTTGCGCGAACAGCTCGCCCTCGAGGATGAGGGATACGCGGCCACGACCGAACCCGGGCATGCCGCCGTCCGCTACACGAATCCCACCACCGGCGGCGATGTCATGCCGACCATCCGTGCCGAATTCCACCGGCTGCGGCCCGGGGCGCACACTCGCCGACGCCGCGATGTCGGCTCGGCGGTCTACCAGGTATTCGACGGTTCGGGCCGATTCCACCTGGGCGAGAACACAACCGAGGTCGGCAAGGGCGATTTGATCGTCGTCCCGTCCTGGACCGAATGGTCGATCTCCACCGACACCGAATTCGACCTTTTCATGTTCTCCGACGCACCGATCATCGAACGCCTCCACTTCAACCGCACGCACATCAGCGAAGGAGCTTGA
- a CDS encoding fumarylacetoacetate hydrolase family protein, which yields MKLATLRLDGGTAAVRVDDDRTATVIEGYPDLSALLTEADWKVLADKASGRDVDLTDADYAPVVPNPGKIICVGLNYATHIKEMGRELPQYPTLFSKFKEALTGPYDDVIVPRYAASQLDWEAELAVIVGKRAYRVSEADADAHIAGYSVINDYTMRDYQYRTLQWDQGKTFDSTSGFGPFLVTDYVLGTRIETRLDGAAMQSATTDDLVFTPAELIDYISHIVTLQPGDVIITGTTGGVGHARTPARYIQDGETVEVTIDGLGTVRNKTIIE from the coding sequence ATGAAACTCGCCACCCTGCGCCTGGACGGCGGCACCGCGGCCGTGCGGGTCGACGACGACCGCACTGCCACCGTGATCGAAGGCTATCCCGACCTGTCGGCCCTGCTGACGGAGGCAGACTGGAAAGTGCTGGCAGACAAGGCATCCGGCCGCGACGTCGACCTCACCGACGCCGATTACGCGCCAGTCGTCCCGAACCCCGGCAAGATCATCTGCGTCGGTCTCAACTACGCCACCCACATCAAGGAGATGGGACGGGAACTGCCGCAGTACCCCACACTGTTCTCCAAATTCAAGGAGGCACTGACCGGACCGTACGACGACGTGATCGTCCCGCGCTACGCCGCATCCCAGCTCGACTGGGAGGCGGAATTGGCCGTGATCGTCGGCAAACGCGCCTATCGGGTTTCCGAGGCGGACGCCGACGCCCACATCGCCGGCTATTCGGTGATCAACGACTACACCATGCGCGACTACCAGTACCGCACACTGCAATGGGATCAGGGCAAAACCTTCGACAGCACAAGCGGTTTCGGCCCGTTCCTGGTCACCGACTATGTACTGGGCACCCGCATCGAGACCCGTCTCGACGGTGCGGCCATGCAGAGCGCCACCACCGACGACCTGGTTTTCACTCCGGCCGAGCTCATCGACTACATCTCCCACATCGTGACCCTGCAGCCCGGTGACGTCATCATCACCGGCACCACCGGCGGCGTCGGCCACGCCCGCACACCCGCCCGCTACATCCAGGACGGGGAGACGGTCGAGGTGACCATCGACGGACTCGGCACCGTGCGCAACAAGACCATCATCGAATAG
- a CDS encoding maleylpyruvate isomerase family mycothiol-dependent enzyme, with the protein MEFHELDLPERLLLARRGTAYFAQRIAELSDTDFDSGTLLAAWTRRHLIAHVGYNAAALCRLLDWAATGIETPMYASAGQRAGEIDEGATLSPAALRNLFHHTAARLDEKWRHLPESAWTAEVRTAQGRVVPAAETVWMRVREVWIHAVDLADDGRFGDFPTVVLDSLLTDIVGMWRRKGLGTGLVLTVDDRAPIAVQENSPTTTRVSGPLAAVARWAAGRGAIGLETHGDTVQPPAWL; encoded by the coding sequence GTGGAATTCCACGAGCTCGACCTCCCCGAGCGGCTACTCCTCGCCCGCCGGGGCACCGCGTACTTCGCTCAGCGCATCGCCGAACTGTCCGACACCGACTTCGACAGCGGCACGCTGTTGGCGGCCTGGACCCGCAGACATCTGATCGCCCACGTCGGTTACAACGCCGCCGCGCTGTGCCGCCTGCTCGACTGGGCCGCGACCGGAATCGAGACACCCATGTACGCGTCGGCCGGACAGCGCGCCGGGGAGATCGACGAGGGAGCCACCCTCAGCCCCGCCGCGCTGCGAAACCTGTTCCACCACACCGCCGCCCGCCTGGACGAGAAATGGCGGCACCTGCCGGAATCGGCATGGACGGCCGAGGTCCGAACCGCCCAGGGCCGAGTGGTCCCGGCCGCGGAAACCGTTTGGATGCGGGTCCGCGAGGTCTGGATCCACGCCGTCGACCTTGCCGACGACGGCAGGTTCGGCGACTTCCCCACCGTCGTACTCGACTCACTGCTCACCGACATCGTCGGCATGTGGCGCAGAAAAGGACTCGGCACCGGACTGGTCCTGACGGTCGACGACCGCGCACCCATTGCCGTCCAAGAGAATTCGCCCACCACAACGCGGGTGTCCGGCCCCCTCGCCGCAGTTGCGCGCTGGGCGGCCGGTCGCGGCGCGATCGGTCTCGAAACCCACGGCGATACCGTCCAGCCACCAGCGTGGCTGTAA